From the genome of Chthoniobacterales bacterium, one region includes:
- a CDS encoding helicase, whose product MAKRKPPEYQAAPPEAPPLAGASATDIRKKLVEALLLDLVGPSNTHAFAHELLPQSPRRWYLTGFLVPRKGSSEHRASKDEELEEEQGFKKEGDDQGDATDKVAETSLLACSMGMSVMLPPGQNEIEVTCRWGDYYVEKSGGKASEKEVDEEVIDKAYEEELAKDLALVEHEVSKAEETKGDQGQWKGFRRESREEQTTLILEGDSGRVDLDLPNSVGLKVVGSWQALHGLAANGIPDGTRTVSVFLVNDRPTSGRVTYKETVFQAELELKTAKGFFGRPDLRGAARGLEADADDRIADLHYRDALEYAVGHGVSVETELGLDGVCRLARTTFIPMEQVPRMDHAGSETIGDVELGMEALAEMATPDEVQVKLGGLVASYRGWIEQQRNSLAHESLTDSQRETANDLLQLANTASERIEAGIETLKDPNNPSCLQAFRIANRAMARAARQRFAVQQSKDPKDVDRPKWRVFQLAFLLMNLRGMDDPANWDRRTVDLLFFPTGGGKTEAYLGLAAFTLVLRRLKNPGIASAGVSIIMRYTLRLLTLDQLGRAAALMCALEMEREKNKQLGTWPFEIGLWVGSAATPNRMGRANDTSPGAANSAYSKLTQFHNNAAKYSSPIPLEECPWCGTPFVPDSFQLDPPGSRNPDNLLVACHNMRCEFSAARGARLPIVGVDEPIYRRLPCFLIATVDKFAALPWTGRSGALFGKVERYDDKKGFFGPCDPNQGKPLPNRSLLPPDLIIQDELHLISGPLGTVAGIYETVIEQLCQRDLGEGKTQVPKIVASTATVRQAARQIRALFGRESTSIFPPQGPDRNDSFFARTVPVTEKDPGRLYLGIAAQGRSMKVAYLKTCLALLSGCEVLYRAAGGKSADNPADPYMSLLSYFNSLRELGGSRRIAEDEITSRLQIYWKRRRREPEDKLFCSRTIKRTPLELTSRVETDEIARARRELALAFDNPSHTDMALATNMISVGLDIGRLGLMVVFGQPKTTSEYIQATSRVGRLRDKPGLVATLLNPHKPRDRSHYERFSHYHGTFYRSVESTSVTPFSPGALDRALAGALVGLCRHSIMRLEPYLGAGAVEQYYADLQEIVRVFAARAAAHDASLSSAELQEIADRVDDQAQALLADWCQIAREQAAQGVDLNYQKYEDRVSSSVLLRDFLDHELTSKEEIYLRFRANRSMREVETPVDIMPEKSPIGTQPTP is encoded by the coding sequence ATGGCCAAACGCAAACCCCCCGAATATCAGGCCGCGCCGCCCGAAGCGCCGCCTCTGGCCGGGGCCAGCGCGACGGATATTCGCAAGAAGCTTGTTGAAGCTTTGCTCCTCGATCTGGTCGGGCCATCAAATACTCACGCCTTCGCGCACGAGCTGCTCCCGCAGTCGCCGCGACGTTGGTATCTCACGGGCTTCCTCGTTCCGCGCAAGGGATCGAGCGAGCACCGCGCTTCCAAGGACGAGGAACTTGAAGAAGAGCAAGGCTTCAAGAAGGAAGGCGACGATCAAGGCGATGCTACGGACAAAGTGGCGGAGACAAGCCTGTTGGCGTGTTCGATGGGGATGAGTGTCATGTTACCTCCTGGGCAGAACGAAATCGAAGTGACCTGCCGCTGGGGCGATTACTACGTGGAGAAATCCGGCGGGAAAGCCTCCGAGAAGGAGGTCGATGAGGAAGTCATCGATAAGGCTTACGAGGAGGAATTGGCGAAAGACTTGGCGTTGGTAGAGCACGAGGTCAGTAAAGCCGAGGAAACGAAGGGCGACCAAGGCCAGTGGAAGGGTTTCCGGCGCGAGTCGCGCGAGGAACAAACGACATTGATCCTCGAGGGTGACAGCGGACGTGTTGACTTGGACCTGCCCAACAGCGTAGGGCTCAAGGTTGTGGGTAGCTGGCAAGCGCTCCACGGACTGGCCGCAAACGGTATTCCCGACGGCACCCGCACCGTTTCGGTGTTTCTGGTGAATGATCGCCCTACGTCAGGCCGCGTGACCTACAAGGAAACCGTTTTCCAAGCTGAACTCGAACTCAAGACGGCCAAGGGTTTCTTCGGTCGGCCCGATCTGCGCGGTGCAGCCCGCGGACTGGAGGCTGACGCGGACGACCGTATCGCTGACCTCCACTATCGCGATGCGCTGGAATATGCGGTTGGGCACGGCGTCTCGGTCGAAACTGAACTCGGCCTGGATGGTGTCTGTCGCTTAGCGCGCACGACTTTTATCCCGATGGAACAGGTTCCGCGCATGGATCACGCCGGATCGGAAACGATAGGTGACGTGGAACTTGGTATGGAAGCTCTGGCTGAGATGGCCACTCCGGATGAAGTGCAGGTCAAGCTCGGTGGCTTGGTGGCAAGCTACCGAGGCTGGATTGAGCAGCAGAGGAACAGCCTCGCGCACGAATCGCTCACGGATTCCCAGCGGGAGACGGCCAACGATTTGCTTCAGCTTGCCAACACGGCATCCGAGCGGATCGAGGCCGGTATCGAGACGCTCAAGGACCCAAACAATCCGTCTTGTCTTCAAGCATTCCGCATCGCCAACCGGGCCATGGCTCGGGCAGCGCGGCAGCGCTTTGCGGTGCAACAAAGTAAGGATCCGAAGGACGTGGACCGACCAAAGTGGCGCGTCTTTCAGTTGGCCTTTCTGCTCATGAATCTCCGCGGCATGGACGATCCGGCGAACTGGGATCGGAGGACGGTCGACCTTCTCTTTTTCCCGACCGGCGGCGGCAAGACCGAGGCCTACCTTGGACTCGCAGCCTTCACCCTCGTCCTCCGGCGTCTGAAAAATCCGGGCATCGCTTCGGCCGGCGTGTCGATCATCATGCGCTACACACTGCGCCTGCTGACCCTCGACCAGCTCGGCCGCGCCGCAGCCCTCATGTGCGCGCTGGAAATGGAGCGCGAGAAGAACAAGCAACTGGGGACTTGGCCCTTCGAAATCGGGCTTTGGGTCGGGTCGGCGGCCACACCCAATCGCATGGGGAGAGCCAATGACACTTCACCGGGGGCGGCTAATTCGGCGTATTCCAAGCTGACGCAATTTCACAACAACGCCGCGAAATACTCTTCGCCGATCCCGCTGGAGGAGTGCCCATGGTGCGGAACACCGTTTGTGCCCGATTCCTTTCAGCTCGATCCTCCGGGGTCACGGAATCCAGATAATCTTTTGGTCGCCTGCCACAATATGCGGTGTGAGTTTTCCGCGGCCCGTGGCGCTCGCTTGCCAATTGTCGGCGTAGATGAGCCGATCTATCGCCGGTTGCCGTGCTTTCTGATCGCGACGGTGGACAAATTTGCCGCGCTCCCGTGGACAGGGCGCTCCGGTGCATTGTTTGGCAAGGTCGAGCGCTACGACGACAAGAAGGGATTCTTCGGACCATGCGACCCCAACCAAGGTAAGCCCCTGCCGAATCGTTCCTTGTTGCCCCCGGACCTCATCATCCAGGACGAGTTGCACCTAATTTCCGGACCACTCGGCACCGTGGCCGGGATCTACGAGACGGTCATCGAGCAGCTTTGCCAGCGGGATCTGGGAGAAGGCAAGACACAGGTGCCCAAGATCGTGGCTTCCACGGCGACGGTTCGTCAGGCGGCGCGGCAGATACGTGCCCTGTTCGGCCGCGAAAGCACCTCGATCTTTCCCCCGCAGGGACCGGATCGCAACGATTCGTTCTTCGCCCGCACGGTGCCGGTCACCGAGAAGGATCCCGGTCGTCTCTATCTTGGTATCGCAGCACAAGGCCGCAGCATGAAGGTGGCTTACCTCAAAACCTGTCTGGCTCTCCTCTCTGGGTGCGAGGTTCTCTATCGCGCCGCGGGCGGAAAGTCTGCCGATAATCCCGCGGACCCCTACATGTCGCTGCTGTCTTACTTCAACAGCTTGCGTGAATTGGGTGGCAGTCGCCGTATTGCCGAGGACGAAATCACTTCGCGGTTGCAGATCTATTGGAAGAGACGGCGGCGCGAACCCGAAGACAAACTCTTCTGCTCGCGGACTATCAAACGCACGCCGCTTGAACTGACCTCTCGCGTCGAAACGGACGAGATTGCCAGGGCGCGGCGCGAACTGGCGCTGGCTTTCGATAACCCAAGCCATACGGACATGGCTCTGGCAACCAACATGATCTCCGTGGGTCTTGATATTGGTCGCCTCGGCTTGATGGTCGTCTTCGGTCAACCAAAGACCACTTCGGAATACATTCAGGCCACCAGCCGTGTCGGGCGCTTGCGCGACAAGCCTGGACTGGTTGCCACGCTGCTTAACCCGCACAAGCCCCGGGACCGTTCGCATTATGAGCGCTTTTCCCACTACCACGGAACTTTTTACCGCAGTGTCGAATCAACCAGCGTCACGCCGTTCTCGCCTGGAGCACTCGATCGCGCTTTGGCGGGTGCACTGGTCGGGCTTTGCCGTCATAGCATTATGCGTTTAGAGCCCTACCTTGGAGCTGGAGCAGTCGAGCAATACTATGCCGATTTACAGGAAATCGTGCGTGTCTTTGCTGCTCGAGCCGCAGCCCACGACGCGAGTCTCTCGTCTGCCGAGCTTCAAGAGATTGCTGACCGCGTTGACGATCAGGCCCAAGCCCTGTTGGCGGATTGGTGCCAAATCGCAAGAGAGCAAGCCGCCCAAGGCGTCGACCTGAATTACCAAAAGTATGAGGACCGGGTAAGTTCCTCGGTGCTACTTCGCGACTTCCTCGATCACGAGCTAACCTCGAAGGAAGAAATTTATCTTCGCTTCCGCGCCAACCGTTCGATGCGCGAGGTTGAAACGCCGGTGGACATCATGCCGGAGAAGTCACCGATCGGAACGCAACCAACGCCATGA
- a CDS encoding nucleotidyl transferase AbiEii/AbiGii toxin family protein, whose product MSEWMPSLERWLGSRGELQAAVEFTAAKTGFQPALVEKDFWCSVVLGRLYATEECPLVFKGGTLLSKAYVAFNRMSEDLDFTLPTAPGITRGVRSKRAREVGALVETATVGLLRTDEKGWQSFNSSTQHRITLWYPSVFGGEGSIKLEVGQREEPMREIAAVPLATLLRDPLFDEEGVQPVMAASLSREEAYAEKVRAALTRDEPAPRDLFDLDYAVQEGVLDWEDAEFLRLAARKVAMEKDMDWLAAERLETFQRLIEGELRPVLRPDTFAAFDFTRSVATLENLAAALRKHWPAE is encoded by the coding sequence ATGAGTGAGTGGATGCCATCGCTCGAGCGCTGGCTCGGCAGCCGCGGCGAATTGCAGGCGGCGGTGGAGTTCACCGCGGCGAAAACCGGATTCCAACCGGCATTGGTCGAGAAAGATTTCTGGTGCTCGGTCGTGCTTGGACGGCTCTACGCGACGGAGGAATGTCCGCTGGTGTTCAAAGGCGGCACCTTGCTGAGCAAGGCTTACGTGGCCTTCAATCGCATGAGCGAGGATTTGGATTTCACCTTGCCGACCGCGCCGGGCATCACCCGCGGAGTGCGCAGCAAGCGGGCGCGGGAAGTCGGTGCGTTGGTGGAAACAGCAACGGTCGGATTGCTGCGGACCGATGAGAAAGGATGGCAGAGCTTCAACAGCTCGACCCAGCATCGCATCACGCTCTGGTATCCCTCGGTGTTCGGCGGCGAGGGTTCGATCAAGTTGGAGGTCGGACAGCGCGAGGAACCGATGCGTGAGATTGCTGCGGTGCCGCTGGCCACCTTGTTGCGGGATCCGCTCTTCGACGAAGAGGGTGTGCAGCCCGTGATGGCGGCGAGCCTGTCCCGCGAGGAAGCGTATGCAGAAAAGGTGCGGGCGGCGCTGACGCGCGACGAGCCGGCGCCGCGGGATTTGTTCGATCTCGATTATGCCGTGCAGGAGGGCGTGCTTGATTGGGAGGACGCGGAGTTCCTTCGTCTGGCCGCCCGCAAGGTCGCGATGGAAAAGGACATGGATTGGCTCGCGGCGGAACGCCTCGAGACCTTTCAGCGGCTGATCGAGGGCGAACTGCGCCCGGTGCTGCGTCCCGACACATTTGCGGCTTTTGATTTCACCCGATCTGTCGCAACACTGGAGAATCTGGCCGCAGCTTTGCGGAAGCATTGGCCGGCCGAATAA